The Helianthus annuus cultivar XRQ/B chromosome 15, HanXRQr2.0-SUNRISE, whole genome shotgun sequence genomic sequence ATGGAGCAGCAGATTGAAGATGCAACAATGGATAAAGCTGTTAAAGTAAGCTTCAGACATACCTGTTTATTTCTGCTGGTTGTAATCTCCACTTTTTTGTTTCTTTCAGGTTGCATCAATGGACAACTCCTTCCTTAGCCCAATCGTGTGTAAACCTACAAATGAATCGGATAAGGTAAGTAGGAGTTTTATAATCAATTTAATAGGTTTTTTATACCTATGATTTTATTGTTATAATTTATCATTCAAGTGATATATTATTGTCTAAAAAACAGGAAATTGATGACGTGGAGTTTGAGGCATCGAATGGTGGTCACAAAGACATTTCATCCAGTATCGAGGATAGCCAGCAAGCAAGCATCTGTGAATCTTTCTATGAAGTGGCAAAAGTATATACATTATACTAAATTTACTTTTGTACACGTATTAATATTCTATTATTCTCATTACTTGAATGTTTTTTTAGGTTAGCAAGTTTAAGAGATTCGACAAAAGGGCAAATGCTTTAAAGACTTGGAAGTGGGATGAAGTGATACAAATTGATAGTGAAACCGAAGATGAAGAAGAGGATGTTACACCTGTGATAAAAAGAGCTAAGCATGCTTTTGTTGTTGCATCAAAAGTTGTTGGGTAGAAACAGAAATGTTTTTAATGGGTCTTGTAGTGGTGTTAGAAATTGTacgttgtttttgtgtttttccttTCCTAGGCTGGACCATGTGGCTGTATCTTTTATTGTATTGAATGAAATGCCTCTTTTAAAGGTTCAACCCGTTTTAAGTTAAGCTCTCTTTTAGCACTTTTGTCTAATTTGGTTAATCCATTTAACATTTATTGGATTGACTTTGTaacactagcctttgtgctaTATAGGAAGGTGTTATTTCGATTTAGTGGCATTTGTTTACATTATATGGAGGATTCCTTCTATTTGATTGAGTAAAAAGTAATTATGTTATCGTAATTTGGTATTTAAAAGCTTGAGTCAACTAATTAATGGGATCACAATCAGATTGCTATGCAATGGATCAGAATTCGGCTCGTGTTTCAACTGTTGTAAGCAATTAGATTATATTATCTATTGTATACTACTGTACAATCTTTTGGATAACATTTATGTTTGACCAAGTATTCATGTACTTAATATTGCATACGTCTTTAATTGTTGTGTTTCTTTAAATAAAGTTTTCCTAGGTTATATTGAATAGATATCAGCTATACTAGCCCTTTGTTCTATTGGAATTACAACAGAAGAAATAAAATAGTCAAATTACACAAAAAAATAGcaaattgtaaaaaaatgttATTAGTTTAACACCCTTCCATCACAGTTTAAAGAACTGAGAATATGCAACCTAGCTTCCAAAAGTTTTAAGATTATGCTATCTAATATATTACCAGTTTGTTTGTTACTGGCCCATTGGGGACTTCCAGTGTATTACTAGCCCTTTGTTCTATTTTGagttgttaaaataaaaaaaaaacaaatgtagACCTTTGATCTGGCAGTTTTGGTCCAAATGTCTAATTTGGGTTGACTTGTAATATAACCGACTAACCAACCCATCACTCCACTAACCCCATGACTTCGCTAACTATAGGGTAGTTGATAACATAAGTTATGTTTTGATNNNNNNNNNNNNNNNNNNNNNNNNNNNNNNNNNNNNNNNNNNNNNNNNNNNNNNNNNNNNNNNNNNNNNNNNNNNNNNNNNNNNNNNNNNNNNNNNNNNNNNNNNNNNNNNNNNNNNNNNNNNNNNNNNNNNNNNNNNNNNNNNNNNNNNNNNNNNNNNNNNNNNNNNNNNNNNNNNNNNNNNNNNNNNNNNNNNNNNNNNNNNNNNNNNNNNNNNNNNNNNNNNNNNNNNNNNNNNNNNNNNNNNNNNNNNNNNNNNNNNNNNNNNNNNNNNNNNNNNNNNNNNNNNNNNNNNNNNNNNNNNNNNNNNNNNNNNNNNNNNNNNNNNNNNNNNNNNNNNNNNNNNNNNNNNNNNNNNNNNNNNNNNNNNNNNNNNNNNNNNNNNNNNNNNNNNNNNNNNNNNNNNNNNNNNNNNNNNNNNNNNNNNNNNNNNNNNNNNNNNNNNNNNNNNNNNNNNNNNNNNNNNNNNNNNNNNNNNNNNNNNNNNNNNNNNNNNNNNNNNNNNNNNNNNNNNNNNNNNNNNNNNNNNNNNNNNNNNNNNNNNNNNNNNNNNNNNNNNNNNNNNNNNNNNNNNNNNNNNNNNNNNNNNNNNNNNNNNNNNNNNNNNNNNNNNNNNNNNNNNNNNNNNNNNNNNNNNNNNNNNNNNNNNNNNNNNNNNNNNNNNNNNNNNNNNNNNNNNNNNNNNNNNNNNNNNNNNNNNNNNNNNNNNNNNNNNNNNNNNNNNNNNNNNNNNNNNNNNNNNNNNNNNNNNNNNNNNNNNNNNNNNNNNNNNNNNNNNNNNNNNNNNNNNNNNNNNNNNNNNNNNNNNNNNNNNNNNNNNNNNNNNNNNNNNNNNNNNNNNNNNNNNNNNNNNNNNNNNNNNNNNNNNNNNNNNNNNNNNNNNNNNNNNNNNNNNNNNNNNNNNNNNNNNNNNNNNNNNNNNNNNNNNNNNNNNNNNNNNNNNNNNNNNNNNNNNNNNNNNNNNNNNNNNNNNNNNNNNNNNNNNNNNNNNNNNNNNNNNNNNNNNNNNNNNNNNNNNNNNNNNNNNNNNNNNNNNNNNNNNNNNNNNNNNNNNNNNNNNNNNNNNNNNNNNNNNNNNNNNNNNNNNNNNNNNNNNNNNNNNNNNNNNNNNNNNNNNNNNNNNNNNNNNNNNNNNNNNNNNNNNNNNNNNNNNNNNNNNNNNNNNNNNNNNNNNNNNNNNNNNNNNNNNNNNNNNNNNNNNNNNNNNNNNNNNNNNNNNNNNNNNNNNNNNNNNNNNNNNNNNNNNNNNNNNNNNNNNNNNNNNNNNNNNNNNNNNNNNNNNNNNNNNNNNNNNNNNNNNNNNNNNNNNNNNNNNNNNNNNNNNNNNNNNNNNNNNNNNNNNNNNNNNNNNNNNNNNNNNNNNNNNNNNNNNNNNNNNNNNNNNNNNNNNNNNNNNNNNNNNNNNNNNNNNNNNNNNNNNNNNNNNNNNNNNNNNNNNNNNNNNNNNNNNNNNNNNNNNNNNNNNNNNNNNNNNNNNNNNNNNNNNNNNNNNNNNNNNNNNNNNNNNNNNNNNNNNNNNNNNNNNNNNNNNNNNNNNNNNNNNNNNNNNNNNNNNNNNNNNNNNNNNNNNNNNNNNNNNNNNNNNNNNNNNNNNNNNNNNNNNNNNNNNNNNNNNNNNNNNNNNNNNNNNNNNNNNNNNNNNNNNNNNNNNNNNNNNNNNNNNNNNNNNNNNNNNNNNNNNNNNNNNNNNNNNNNNNNNNNNNNNNNNNNNNNNNNNNNNNNNNNNNNNNNNNNNNNNNNNNNNNNNNNNNNNNNNNNNNNNNNNNNNNNNNNNNNNNNNNNNNNNNNNNNNNNNNNNNNNNNNNNNNNNNNNNNNNNNNNNNNNNNNNNNNNNNNNNNNNNNNNNNNNNNNNNNNNNNNNNNNNNNNNNNNNNNNNNNNNNNNNNNNNNNNNNNNNNNNNNNNNNNNNNNNNNNNNNNNNNNNNNNNNNNNNNNNNNNNNNNNNNNNNNNNNNNNNNNNNNNNNNNNNNNNNNNNNNNNNNNNNNNNNNNNNNNNNNNNNNNNNNNNNNNNNNNNNNNNNNNNNNNNNNNNNNNNNNNNNNNNNNNNNNNNNNNNNNNNNNNNNNNNNNNNNNNNNNNNNNNNNNNNNNNNNNNNNNNNNNNNNNNNNNNNNNNNNNNNNNNNNNNNNNNNNNNNNNNNNNNNNNNNNNNNNNNNNNNNNNNNNNNNNNNNNNNNNNNNNNNNNNNNNNNNNNNNNNNNNNNNNNNNNNNNNNNNNNNNNN encodes the following:
- the LOC110909711 gene encoding uncharacterized protein LOC110909711, yielding MVMFSTFLYFSSVAVIHVLINIETLPINSTSCFLSLPSVAGFMSLNMEQHPGFLLLNMEQQIEDATMDKAVKVASMDNSFLSPIVCKPTNESDKEIDDVEFEASNGGHKDISSSIEDSQQASICESFYEVAKVSKFKRFDKRANALKTWKWDEVIQIDSETEDEEEDVTPVIKRAKHAFVVASKVVG